In Mesotoga infera, the sequence TAAACCTGCTCGAAACTTATCGAGCCATTCAGGCTGAGCGGAAACTGCCGCGCGTACTTTGAACTCATGTATCCTTGAATTGTCAGACTGGCCTTATTGTGAATATGTCCACTCAGCTCGGATTCCTTTTGTATGTCAACGATTCCGCTGTTGCCCGGTCCGGCCTTGGCGGTAATCTTCACCGGTATCCCGAAAGAGAGATCTTCAGTCTGGATGACTGTCAACCCGTTTATTTCACCGACAAGTTCCCCCTCTGTCTGAACCATCAAAGTGGAGTTCTGGAACATCTCTTTAATCTTGTCTTGATAGAGCGAGACCCTCGTATGCATTTCTTCCCATGCAGTCGATACATCATCGGCCTCTATCATCTCGTGACCGTTGATTTCCGCTACGGCCGAGCTTTCAAGAAGGATCTGTTCAAGTGCGCCGAATTGGGTCGAGACCTTCTTTCTACTGCCGGAAAGGAAAACCGCCCTTTTGATTACTTCTTTGATTCCTTCCCTCTCGAGGGGTTTCAAGGAATTCTCTTTGACAATATTGCACGCGAGTCCGCAGAGCTTACCAACAGTATCATTCCGTATAGTCATTTCCCAGTCGAACTCTGCCTTAATCTTGAAGAGCTTCTTGAAATCGGTGTCAAGGGTGCTCAGCATGCTGTATATCCACGGCTCACCTATCATTACGATCTTTATGTCAAGTGGGATCGGCTCTGGTTTAAGACTCACAGTCGAAAGCAGGCCGATCTTATGTTCAAGATTCTCGATCCCCTCGAGGCCGGAAAAGAGGACCTGTTTGAGTGTCTGCCAAACATACGGTTCGCTCAGTACGCTCTTGGCATCAAGGACAAGATACCCGCCGTTCGAGCTATGTATTGCGCCTGGCCTTATCATGGTGTGGTCGGTGTCAAGCATTCCCATCTTTGCTACATACTCTATTCTTCCGAAAAGTGAGGAGTAATTGGAGTTTGTTACCTCCACAACGGGTTTCCCCTCAATGCCCGAGTTGTCGACAAACAGATTGACCGCATATCTCTTCCCGAAGAAAGCTTTGGAATCGATCTCCTGGCTGAAGAATACTCCCAGATTGTCAAGCAAGTCTTCCTTCATGCTCTCTACAAAGTCAACGACCTCTTTACTCTTGCTAAACCTGTCTTTCATCTCTTTTATGTGTCCTTCAATCGCAAATGAAGCAACATTCCTGTTCAGCTCTTTGTATTTCTCACCGTACTCCT encodes:
- a CDS encoding ATP-binding protein, which encodes DDPRTPNSIPLEAGAGKVFQKELNEFVQIAINSISESFQSEDYQQKVTSIQNEQSEKRSNMLKELVEKAKEKDFTVQINQTGVATVPLWNGKPLTQEVYEALPEDYQKQITRKGEEVRELVNSYLLRLSKMEKEYGEKYKELNRNVASFAIEGHIKEMKDRFSKSKEVVDFVESMKEDLLDNLGVFFSQEIDSKAFFGKRYAVNLFVDNSGIEGKPVVEVTNSNYSSLFGRIEYVAKMGMLDTDHTMIRPGAIHSSNGGYLVLDAKSVLSEPYVWQTLKQVLFSGLEGIENLEHKIGLLSTVSLKPEPIPLDIKIVMIGEPWIYSMLSTLDTDFKKLFKIKAEFDWEMTIRNDTVGKLCGLACNIVKENSLKPLEREGIKEVIKRAVFLSGSRKKVSTQFGALEQILLESSAVAEINGHEMIEADDVSTAWEEMHTRVSLYQDKIKEMFQNSTLMVQTEGELVGEINGLTVIQTEDLSFGIPVKITAKAGPGNSGIVDIQKESELSGHIHNKASLTIQGYMSSKYARQFPLSLNGSISFEQVYSAVEGDSASVAETVAFLSAVAEVPIKQSIAVTGSINQSGRVQPVGGVQYKIQGFYDLCKIKGFSGEQGVIVPEANFDNVVLNEEIIVAIKESRFSIWTIETVDEAIEILTGMKPGKIGKNGQYSSGSFNRLVVDRLKKFYEIASQTNKRSGKGGD